From Arcobacter sp. CECT 8986, a single genomic window includes:
- a CDS encoding ankyrin repeat domain-containing protein yields MSRNIFINDSSFSEFFSFRNLMFSNHDVNYQDERGWCVLFESVALNENIEAIISLNADINIRDNKGRNALYWAIYYKNVDAVKLLIKNGINLYVTPTLFAVHFAVYNDDVKMLKCLKSCGLDIINFLDEINATAFIYAVLYNKIHSINYLLKNGADINQPDVLGNSAYSLAKDLKLVSLLEKFNQI; encoded by the coding sequence ATGAGTAGAAATATTTTTATTAATGATAGCAGTTTTAGCGAATTTTTTTCTTTCAGAAACCTTATGTTCAGTAATCATGATGTAAATTATCAAGACGAACGAGGATGGTGTGTACTTTTTGAATCTGTTGCATTAAATGAGAATATTGAAGCTATTATCTCTTTAAACGCAGATATAAACATAAGAGATAATAAAGGACGAAATGCACTTTATTGGGCGATATATTATAAAAATGTAGATGCAGTTAAACTTCTTATTAAAAATGGAATTAACTTATATGTAACACCTACACTTTTTGCAGTTCATTTTGCTGTTTATAATGATGATGTAAAGATGTTAAAGTGTCTTAAATCTTGTGGATTAGATATTATAAATTTTTTAGATGAGATAAATGCGACAGCTTTTATTTATGCAGTCTTATATAATAAAATTCATAGTATAAATTATCTTCTTAAAAATGGAGCAGATATTAATCAGCCAGATGTTTTGGGAAATAGTGCATATTCACTTGCAAAAGATTTAAAATTAGTTAGCTTATTAGAAAAATTCAATCAAATATAA
- a CDS encoding tRNA-uridine aminocarboxypropyltransferase — protein sequence MEDSILTQREFCYKCNRPQSSCMCKFINSFDTNTKFVILMHPKEHRKTKNGTGKLTSLQLKNSEIFVGIDFSNHKKINEYIKEYNCFVLYPHKEAIQLNSTSLKQKDCNKKILLFIIDSTWPCSKRMLKLSTNLNSLKKVSFISNQLSNFKFKTQPSDYCLSTIESTKTILELLNHHKIENIEKSKLDTFLLPFEKLVEYQITCSHKSEVRYKSPTI from the coding sequence TTGGAAGATAGTATATTAACTCAAAGAGAGTTTTGTTATAAATGTAATAGACCACAAAGTTCTTGTATGTGCAAATTTATTAATAGCTTTGATACAAATACAAAATTTGTGATATTAATGCACCCAAAAGAGCATAGAAAGACAAAAAATGGGACAGGTAAACTAACATCTTTACAACTTAAAAATAGTGAAATATTTGTAGGAATAGACTTTTCTAACCATAAAAAGATAAATGAATATATAAAAGAGTACAACTGTTTTGTTTTATATCCACATAAAGAAGCAATACAATTAAATTCTACTTCTTTAAAACAAAAAGATTGCAATAAAAAAATTTTACTTTTTATTATAGATTCAACTTGGCCTTGCTCTAAAAGAATGTTAAAATTAAGCACAAATCTAAATAGTTTAAAAAAAGTAAGTTTTATCTCAAATCAACTATCAAATTTCAAATTTAAAACACAACCAAGTGATTACTGTTTATCAACAATAGAATCAACAAAAACAATATTAGAACTTCTAAATCACCATAAAATAGAAAATATAGAGAAATCTAAACTTGATACTTTTTTACTTCCTTTTGAAAAATTGGTAGAGTATCAAATAACATGTAGTCATAAAAGTGAAGTAAG